Proteins from one Parvibaculum lavamentivorans DS-1 genomic window:
- the ygiD gene encoding 4,5-DOPA dioxygenase extradiol: protein MQTNKIRPQPAIFFGHGSPGNVMEDNFITRTWENLGREFGKPKGIICISAHWYTRGVRVTAGAHPGTIHDFGGFPKAMYDMRYPAPGSPALAAAIRERLAPLDVELDEERGFDHGSWCVLAKVFPEADVPLVQVGMDASLSPSRHFEIGKALGAFRDEGYLLMGSGNIVHNLPEMDWQMRDGSYEWAGRFGDYIRGSIASDTPANLIDYTSQNRDALLSVPHPDHYLPLLYVMGARRENDPVRFETPIVEYGSLDMTTVVVGG from the coding sequence ATGCAGACGAACAAAATCAGGCCGCAGCCCGCAATCTTTTTCGGGCATGGCAGTCCCGGAAACGTGATGGAGGACAACTTCATCACCCGCACCTGGGAGAATCTCGGGCGCGAATTCGGCAAGCCCAAGGGTATCATCTGCATTTCCGCGCATTGGTATACGCGCGGCGTTCGCGTGACGGCGGGCGCCCATCCCGGCACGATCCATGACTTCGGCGGCTTCCCGAAGGCGATGTATGACATGCGTTACCCCGCCCCCGGCAGCCCTGCCCTCGCCGCCGCCATCCGCGAGAGGCTCGCGCCGCTCGATGTCGAGCTCGACGAGGAGCGCGGCTTCGACCACGGCTCGTGGTGCGTGCTCGCGAAGGTCTTTCCGGAGGCCGATGTGCCGCTCGTGCAGGTCGGCATGGATGCTTCGCTCTCGCCCTCCCGGCATTTCGAAATCGGCAAGGCGCTTGGCGCATTCCGCGACGAGGGCTACCTCCTCATGGGTAGCGGCAATATCGTGCATAACCTGCCGGAGATGGACTGGCAGATGCGCGACGGCAGCTATGAATGGGCAGGCCGTTTCGGCGACTATATTCGCGGCAGCATTGCGAGCGACACGCCTGCAAATTTGATCGACTACACGTCTCAAAACCGCGACGCGCTGCTTTCCGTTCCACATCCCGACCACTACCTGCCGCTTCTCTACGTCATGGGCGCGCGGCGCGAAAACGATCCTGTGCGGTTCGAAACCCCGATCGTGGAATACGGCTCTCTCGACATGACAACTGTCGTTGTCGGCGGCTGA
- a CDS encoding NADPH-dependent FMN reductase, producing MKISVISGSQRPNSQSLKVATYLAGRLKERNVVAGDPIDLGLAPLPFWDESAFSGASSPLNDAWKPISDELSFCDGFVVVVPEWHGMVPPALKNMLLLCTSELAHKPGLIVGISASSGGTYPVVELRVTGFKNNRICWIPDHVIIRGVKGMLNGTPAMDAEAEEAIKGRCDFSLAMLIEYAKALRQVRESEAFDLKTYAFGM from the coding sequence ATGAAAATAAGCGTCATCTCGGGGAGTCAGCGGCCGAACTCCCAGTCGCTCAAGGTTGCAACCTATCTGGCGGGCCGGTTGAAGGAACGCAATGTGGTTGCGGGAGATCCAATCGATCTCGGCCTCGCGCCGCTCCCCTTCTGGGATGAATCCGCCTTTTCCGGCGCGTCCTCGCCCCTCAACGACGCGTGGAAACCGATTTCCGATGAGCTTTCCTTTTGCGACGGATTCGTCGTGGTCGTGCCCGAGTGGCACGGCATGGTCCCGCCCGCATTGAAGAACATGTTGCTGCTCTGTACGAGCGAGCTGGCGCATAAACCGGGCCTTATCGTTGGCATTTCTGCGAGTTCCGGCGGCACATACCCCGTTGTGGAGTTGCGGGTGACGGGCTTCAAGAACAACCGAATCTGCTGGATCCCGGACCACGTCATCATTCGCGGCGTAAAAGGAATGCTCAACGGCACACCGGCGATGGACGCGGAAGCTGAAGAAGCGATCAAGGGCCGCTGCGATTTCAGCCTGGCCATGCTCATCGAATATGCAAAGGCCCTTCGACAGGTGCGCGAAAGCGAAGCCTTTGATCTCAAGACCTATGCTTTCGGCATGTGA
- a CDS encoding acetamidase/formamidase family protein: MDAWRFSTEAYPKQDRYEAWQEALERLALKPTGHETEDGAYGLMSAVVSQSGISFTRLISTPQSISAIQELNKAAGKDGVWVASLLEGHITFHDGGNDLKATAGDIVYGAVGSRTTFTLETFCRVVIIYIPRSAFRPRLMAPLPTKVIHLSGRAGIGHVLAGFLASVAEALEDLSVDQLRPIELALPEFLMAGIFRQADTRALGGAAGVRAALLHRICQTIESQLGDPELSLANIAEAHGISPRYVQKLFESVGQSFIRYIRYRRLERCRYDLESPIHGQLSISDICFRWGFNDAAHFSRAFRDQYGVSPREYRRAAPGNQQQGHPWVTTRGRPNERIGAPREERAASGGGAAADELVLEAPLIETEIPSIPVPLSEDGARHHYIPVTAKTVHWGYFSRFLPPVLEMRSGDFVTIETLTQHAYDDYERMIENDPGAESVFHWTSEGKNVDRRGAGPMDASTYGRGPGEGFGVHICTGPIAIQDAAPGDIVELRILDIHPRPSASERFEGRYFGSNAAAWWGFHYSELLTSPTREVITIYEIEKKDEGDIARAVYNYRWTPQTDPFGIVHETIDYPGVPVDHTTIEKNFDVLKNIEIPLRAHFGVVALAPDHWGIVDSVPPAYFGGNIDNWRLGAGARIFLPVSVPGGLLSVGDPHASQGDSELCGTAIECSLTGVFQVVLHKKSDHAGKLLDLDYPLIETEEEWVITGFAHPNYLKELGKNAQSEVYKQASVDMAMRDAFRKTRRFLMTTKGLTEDEAISLISVAVDFGITQVVDGNWGVHATIRKSMFID; the protein is encoded by the coding sequence ATGGATGCATGGAGATTTTCAACTGAGGCTTATCCGAAACAGGATCGCTACGAAGCCTGGCAGGAGGCGCTCGAACGCCTCGCCCTCAAGCCTACAGGCCATGAGACCGAGGATGGTGCCTATGGGCTGATGTCGGCGGTCGTATCGCAGTCCGGCATCAGCTTCACGCGGCTTATCTCCACACCACAGAGCATCAGCGCCATTCAGGAACTCAACAAGGCCGCCGGCAAGGATGGCGTCTGGGTTGCCTCGCTCCTTGAAGGCCATATCACCTTCCATGACGGCGGCAACGATCTGAAGGCAACGGCCGGCGACATCGTTTATGGAGCGGTCGGTTCGCGTACCACCTTCACGCTCGAAACTTTCTGCCGCGTCGTCATCATCTATATTCCCCGCTCGGCCTTCCGTCCGCGCCTGATGGCGCCGCTGCCGACCAAGGTGATCCATCTTTCCGGCCGTGCGGGCATCGGGCATGTCCTGGCGGGCTTTCTTGCGTCGGTCGCGGAGGCGCTTGAAGACCTGAGCGTCGATCAGCTGCGCCCCATCGAACTCGCCTTGCCGGAATTTCTTATGGCGGGAATCTTCCGTCAGGCCGATACGCGCGCCCTCGGCGGGGCGGCAGGCGTGCGCGCGGCGCTCCTCCATCGCATTTGCCAGACCATCGAATCTCAGCTCGGCGACCCGGAGCTTTCTCTCGCCAATATCGCGGAGGCGCACGGCATCTCACCGCGCTATGTGCAGAAGCTTTTCGAATCCGTCGGCCAAAGCTTTATTCGCTATATCCGCTATCGCCGTCTGGAGCGTTGCCGCTACGATCTCGAAAGTCCGATCCATGGACAGCTTTCGATTTCCGATATCTGCTTTCGCTGGGGCTTCAACGACGCAGCGCATTTCAGCCGCGCGTTCCGCGACCAGTATGGCGTCTCGCCACGCGAGTACCGCAGGGCCGCGCCCGGCAACCAGCAGCAGGGACACCCCTGGGTCACGACGCGCGGACGCCCGAACGAGCGCATCGGCGCGCCCCGCGAGGAGCGCGCCGCATCCGGCGGCGGCGCCGCCGCCGACGAACTCGTGCTCGAGGCACCGCTCATCGAAACCGAAATACCGTCCATTCCCGTTCCCCTCTCCGAGGACGGCGCACGGCATCACTACATTCCGGTCACGGCAAAAACCGTCCACTGGGGTTACTTCAGCCGCTTCCTGCCGCCCGTTCTCGAAATGCGTTCAGGCGATTTCGTCACCATCGAAACACTGACGCAACACGCCTATGACGATTACGAGCGCATGATCGAAAACGATCCCGGCGCGGAAAGCGTCTTCCATTGGACAAGCGAGGGGAAGAATGTCGACCGGCGCGGCGCGGGGCCGATGGATGCTTCCACCTATGGCCGCGGTCCCGGCGAAGGCTTCGGCGTTCACATTTGCACGGGCCCCATCGCCATTCAGGATGCGGCGCCCGGGGATATCGTCGAACTGCGCATTCTCGACATCCACCCCCGGCCGAGCGCGAGCGAACGTTTCGAAGGCCGCTATTTCGGCAGCAACGCCGCAGCATGGTGGGGCTTTCACTACAGCGAACTCCTCACGTCCCCGACACGCGAAGTCATCACGATCTACGAGATCGAGAAGAAGGACGAGGGCGATATCGCACGCGCCGTTTACAACTACCGCTGGACGCCGCAGACCGACCCCTTCGGCATCGTGCATGAGACGATCGACTATCCGGGCGTGCCCGTCGACCATACGACCATCGAGAAAAATTTCGATGTCCTGAAGAATATCGAGATTCCGCTGCGTGCCCATTTCGGCGTCGTCGCTCTCGCGCCCGATCATTGGGGTATCGTCGATTCCGTGCCGCCCGCCTATTTCGGCGGCAATATCGACAATTGGCGGCTCGGTGCGGGGGCGCGCATCTTTCTGCCGGTCTCCGTGCCCGGGGGCCTTCTCTCCGTGGGCGACCCTCATGCCTCGCAGGGCGATTCCGAGCTATGCGGCACGGCAATCGAATGTTCGCTTACCGGTGTCTTCCAGGTTGTCCTGCACAAAAAGAGCGACCATGCGGGCAAGCTGCTCGATCTCGACTATCCGTTGATCGAGACGGAAGAAGAATGGGTTATCACAGGCTTCGCCCATCCGAACTACCTGAAGGAACTCGGCAAGAACGCGCAGAGCGAAGTTTACAAGCAGGCTTCCGTGGACATGGCGATGCGCGATGCCTTCCGGAAGACGCGCCGTTTTCTCATGACCACCAAGGGCCTCACCGAAGACGAGGCAATCTCGCTCATCTCCGTCGCTGTCGATTTCGGCATCACCCAGGTCGTGGACGGCAATTGGGGCGTTCACGCCACCATTCGGAAATCGATGTTCATCGACTGA
- a CDS encoding aromatic ring-hydroxylating oxygenase subunit alpha, protein MSSKILTDAFFDGFSSSLGDVTEAETLPPACYTDEEFFEFEKEALFNREWLCVGRVDWVKNPGDYFTATHIGEPLIVSRTREGELKAMSAVCQHRAMLVAEGRGNTKAFVCPYHHWTYGLDGRLVGAPAMSKTCDFDRNDVGLPEIKTEVWEGFVFVNFDEDAPPLTPRLKTVSEALANYDLPNAEGAVPDEPQSYPWNWKVMMENNNDGYHATRLHKGPLHDFIPSELATFPEMPEGSAGYLRFNGTLHPDAAFNPLQKAVLPVFPKLTAEERHRAMFANIPPTLSLVVTSDMVIYLILHAESAGRHSMTIGWLVAPGAMSEPLFQERLDMNMRSAMEITEQDLHVDRLVQIGLKSRFSVRGRYSWQERAQSDLNHWLVSRYRQEWQRRKAFA, encoded by the coding sequence ATGTCCAGCAAGATTCTCACCGATGCGTTCTTCGATGGGTTCAGCAGTTCTCTCGGAGATGTCACCGAAGCGGAAACGCTGCCACCCGCCTGCTATACGGACGAGGAATTCTTCGAATTCGAGAAGGAAGCCCTTTTCAATCGCGAATGGCTCTGCGTGGGTCGCGTGGACTGGGTGAAGAACCCGGGTGACTATTTCACCGCCACGCATATCGGCGAGCCCCTTATCGTTTCGCGCACGCGCGAGGGCGAGTTGAAAGCCATGTCGGCCGTCTGCCAGCACCGTGCCATGCTCGTGGCAGAGGGGCGCGGCAACACCAAGGCTTTCGTCTGTCCCTATCACCACTGGACCTATGGCCTCGACGGCCGCCTTGTCGGCGCGCCCGCCATGAGCAAGACCTGCGACTTCGACCGCAACGATGTGGGCCTACCCGAGATCAAGACGGAAGTCTGGGAGGGTTTTGTCTTCGTCAATTTCGATGAGGATGCGCCGCCGCTCACACCGCGCCTCAAGACGGTGAGCGAGGCACTCGCGAATTACGACCTTCCGAATGCCGAAGGCGCTGTTCCGGACGAGCCCCAGAGCTATCCATGGAACTGGAAGGTCATGATGGAGAACAACAATGACGGGTATCATGCCACCCGTCTTCACAAGGGTCCGCTCCATGACTTCATTCCGAGCGAGCTTGCGACCTTCCCGGAGATGCCGGAGGGAAGTGCCGGCTATCTGCGCTTCAACGGCACGCTTCATCCCGATGCCGCATTCAACCCGCTGCAGAAGGCCGTCCTACCCGTCTTCCCGAAGCTGACTGCCGAGGAGCGCCACCGGGCGATGTTCGCGAATATTCCCCCGACACTCTCTCTGGTCGTCACATCCGACATGGTGATCTATCTCATCCTGCATGCGGAATCGGCCGGACGGCATTCCATGACCATTGGCTGGCTTGTTGCGCCGGGCGCCATGTCCGAACCGCTCTTCCAGGAACGCCTCGATATGAACATGCGCAGCGCCATGGAAATCACCGAGCAGGATCTCCATGTAGACAGACTGGTGCAGATCGGCCTCAAATCCCGCTTTTCCGTCCGCGGCCGATATTCTTGGCAGGAGCGCGCGCAGAGCGATCTCAACCATTGGCTTGTCTCGCGCTACCGGCAGGAATGGCAGCGCCGCAAGGCATTCGCGTGA
- a CDS encoding acetamidase/formamidase family protein, whose translation MAYSVIPGSKAASHAHPTALHLLRATPETCHWGYFDPSLAPVLTVNSGDLVQVEAVTHHAGDAPDLMMDEAVRHIYDTIPESDRNPGVHLMTGPIYVKDAKPGDMLEVRYLRMVPRFDYGSNLAANWGHLYKEFGEKERVTIYRLDRSTNLAEAHYAYDYPGLYDTPGKITSCPECDRQTALNGVRVPVRPHLGTAGVAPDVPGRVSTIPPGAHGGNIDNWRIGAGATMFYPVAVDGGLFSVGDPHISQGDGEISGTAIEASLDVLFQIVLRKDFEFPSPLLETPNYWIVHGFDEDLNVAMRNASLDMLKFLHDERDLSKDDAYSLMSVSADFTVTQVVDGRQGVHVRMPRSIFAPGRK comes from the coding sequence ATGGCGTATTCTGTGATCCCGGGATCGAAGGCGGCTTCCCACGCCCATCCCACAGCCCTCCATCTCCTCAGGGCCACGCCGGAGACCTGCCACTGGGGTTATTTCGATCCGTCCCTCGCCCCCGTTCTCACGGTCAATAGCGGCGATCTCGTCCAGGTCGAGGCCGTCACGCATCATGCGGGCGATGCGCCGGACCTGATGATGGACGAGGCGGTGCGCCACATCTACGACACCATCCCCGAGAGCGACCGCAATCCCGGCGTTCACCTGATGACCGGCCCGATCTACGTCAAGGATGCAAAGCCGGGCGACATGCTGGAGGTGCGCTACCTTCGCATGGTCCCGCGTTTCGATTATGGCTCGAACCTCGCCGCGAACTGGGGCCATCTCTACAAGGAATTCGGCGAGAAGGAGCGCGTGACCATCTACAGGCTCGACCGCTCGACGAATCTTGCGGAAGCGCACTACGCCTATGATTACCCCGGCCTCTACGATACGCCGGGCAAGATCACCAGCTGCCCGGAATGCGACCGGCAGACGGCGCTGAACGGCGTACGCGTGCCGGTGCGCCCGCATCTCGGCACGGCGGGCGTCGCACCCGATGTGCCCGGCCGCGTCAGCACTATCCCGCCGGGCGCGCATGGCGGCAACATCGACAATTGGCGCATCGGCGCGGGTGCGACGATGTTCTATCCCGTCGCAGTGGATGGCGGCCTCTTTTCGGTCGGCGATCCACATATCTCGCAAGGCGACGGCGAGATCAGCGGCACGGCCATAGAAGCCTCGCTCGACGTTCTCTTCCAGATCGTGCTCCGCAAGGATTTCGAGTTTCCCTCGCCGCTTCTCGAAACGCCGAACTACTGGATCGTCCATGGCTTCGACGAGGATCTGAACGTCGCCATGCGCAACGCCTCGCTCGACATGCTGAAATTCCTTCATGACGAGCGCGATCTCAGCAAGGACGACGCCTATTCGCTGATGAGCGTTTCCGCGGACTTTACGGTTACCCAGGTGGTGGATGGAAGGCAGGGCGTGCATGTGCGGATGCCGCGCAGCATCTTTGCGCCGGGCCGTAAATAG